In one window of Falco cherrug isolate bFalChe1 chromosome 10, bFalChe1.pri, whole genome shotgun sequence DNA:
- the SAMD10 gene encoding sterile alpha motif domain-containing protein 10 isoform X2, with translation MSCGQPKDMEAAAAHFSFCRSLLEHTVSAENLNYRLQRNPGSSLTWHDGRSQRADSGRTVKLLRQPGTEGAQGRACDHYGIYHTSPTLGSLAKPVVLWTQQDVCKWLKKHCPHNYLIYVEAFSHHAITGRALLRLNGEKLQRMGIAHEAQRQEVLQQVLQLQVREEVRNLQLLSQDCTNTVNRAPLGWTVHRRYET, from the exons CGGCCAGCCCAAGGACATGGAAG ccGCCGCCGCTCACTTCAGCTTCTGCCGCAGCCTCCTGGAGCACACGGTCTCGGCCGAAAACCTCAACTACCGTCTGCAGAGGAACCCGGGCAGCAGCCTCACCTGGCACGACGGTCGGAGCCAGCGGGCCGACAGCGGCCGCACCGTCAAGCTCCTGCGGCAGCCGGGCACCGAGGGCGCGCAG GGCCGTGCCTGTGACCACTATGGCATCTaccacaccagccccacactgggcagcctggccaAGCCGGTGGTGCTCTGGACCCAGCAGGATGTGTGCAAATGGCTGAAGAAGCACTGCCCACATAACTATCTCATCTACGTTGAGGCGTTCTCCCACCACGCCATCACAG GTCGGGCACTGCTGCGGCTGAACGGGGAGAAGCTGCAGCGCATGGGCATCGCCCACGAGGCGCAGCGGCAGGAGGTCCTGCAGCAggtcctgcagctccaggtgcGCGAGGAGGTCCGaaacctgcagctgctcagccaaG ATTGCACCAACACTGTGAATCGAGCACCTCTGGGATGGACTGTGCACCGCCGATATGAGACCTGA
- the SAMD10 gene encoding sterile alpha motif domain-containing protein 10 isoform X1: MQQGRPSLCCVSSIRSSQGPPEPAAAAHFSFCRSLLEHTVSAENLNYRLQRNPGSSLTWHDGRSQRADSGRTVKLLRQPGTEGAQGRACDHYGIYHTSPTLGSLAKPVVLWTQQDVCKWLKKHCPHNYLIYVEAFSHHAITGRALLRLNGEKLQRMGIAHEAQRQEVLQQVLQLQVREEVRNLQLLSQDCTNTVNRAPLGWTVHRRYET; the protein is encoded by the exons ATGCAGCAGGGCCGGCCGTCCCTCTGCTGCGTCTCCTCCATCCGCAGCTCGCAGGGACCACCCGAGCCAG ccGCCGCCGCTCACTTCAGCTTCTGCCGCAGCCTCCTGGAGCACACGGTCTCGGCCGAAAACCTCAACTACCGTCTGCAGAGGAACCCGGGCAGCAGCCTCACCTGGCACGACGGTCGGAGCCAGCGGGCCGACAGCGGCCGCACCGTCAAGCTCCTGCGGCAGCCGGGCACCGAGGGCGCGCAG GGCCGTGCCTGTGACCACTATGGCATCTaccacaccagccccacactgggcagcctggccaAGCCGGTGGTGCTCTGGACCCAGCAGGATGTGTGCAAATGGCTGAAGAAGCACTGCCCACATAACTATCTCATCTACGTTGAGGCGTTCTCCCACCACGCCATCACAG GTCGGGCACTGCTGCGGCTGAACGGGGAGAAGCTGCAGCGCATGGGCATCGCCCACGAGGCGCAGCGGCAGGAGGTCCTGCAGCAggtcctgcagctccaggtgcGCGAGGAGGTCCGaaacctgcagctgctcagccaaG ATTGCACCAACACTGTGAATCGAGCACCTCTGGGATGGACTGTGCACCGCCGATATGAGACCTGA
- the SAMD10 gene encoding sterile alpha motif domain-containing protein 10 isoform X3 has translation MQQGRPSLCCVSSIRSSQGPPEPAAAAHFSFCRSLLEHTVSAENLNYRLQRNPGSSLTWHDGRSQRADSGRTVKLLRQPGTEGAQGRACDHYGIYHTSPTLGSLAKPVVLWTQQDVCKWLKKHCPHNYLIYVEAFSHHAITGRALLRLNGEKLQRMGIAHEAQRQEVLQQVLQLQVREEVRNLQLLSQASFGNVS, from the exons ATGCAGCAGGGCCGGCCGTCCCTCTGCTGCGTCTCCTCCATCCGCAGCTCGCAGGGACCACCCGAGCCAG ccGCCGCCGCTCACTTCAGCTTCTGCCGCAGCCTCCTGGAGCACACGGTCTCGGCCGAAAACCTCAACTACCGTCTGCAGAGGAACCCGGGCAGCAGCCTCACCTGGCACGACGGTCGGAGCCAGCGGGCCGACAGCGGCCGCACCGTCAAGCTCCTGCGGCAGCCGGGCACCGAGGGCGCGCAG GGCCGTGCCTGTGACCACTATGGCATCTaccacaccagccccacactgggcagcctggccaAGCCGGTGGTGCTCTGGACCCAGCAGGATGTGTGCAAATGGCTGAAGAAGCACTGCCCACATAACTATCTCATCTACGTTGAGGCGTTCTCCCACCACGCCATCACAG GTCGGGCACTGCTGCGGCTGAACGGGGAGAAGCTGCAGCGCATGGGCATCGCCCACGAGGCGCAGCGGCAGGAGGTCCTGCAGCAggtcctgcagctccaggtgcGCGAGGAGGTCCGaaacctgcagctgctcagccaaG CTTCTTTTGGAAATGTCTCCTAG